One window of Tenacibaculum maritimum NCIMB 2154 genomic DNA carries:
- a CDS encoding cyclase family protein — MIASIAYKSKNYKIDLLAPIDISIPINTSKQSINAWYIEDPKIYPVSTGEWIGSVAEGADINFNTIQFNPHSHITHTECVGHITKKVHSINEKLQNFFFLAEVITVAPEMLHGDEVISKKQLSFALGRKKRDAIVIRTLPNLPDKKSRRYSNTNPPYLLAEAAAYLQEIGVQHLLIDLPSVDKEKDGGQLLSHNAFWNTQGAIRFDATITEFIYVPNEVSDGTYFLNLMIAPFENDASPSKPILYKIIV, encoded by the coding sequence ATGATTGCTAGTATAGCATATAAGTCAAAGAACTATAAGATAGATTTATTAGCACCTATTGATATTTCAATCCCGATAAATACCTCAAAACAATCTATAAACGCATGGTATATTGAAGATCCTAAAATTTATCCCGTATCAACAGGAGAATGGATAGGAAGTGTAGCGGAAGGAGCAGATATTAATTTTAATACGATTCAATTTAATCCGCATTCGCATATTACGCACACTGAATGTGTAGGACATATCACAAAAAAAGTACACTCTATAAATGAGAAATTGCAAAATTTTTTCTTTTTAGCAGAAGTAATTACTGTAGCGCCAGAAATGTTACACGGAGATGAGGTGATTTCTAAAAAGCAATTATCATTTGCATTAGGAAGAAAAAAAAGAGATGCCATTGTTATTAGAACCTTACCCAATTTACCAGATAAAAAATCAAGAAGATATTCAAATACAAATCCACCTTACTTATTAGCAGAAGCAGCTGCTTACCTACAAGAAATAGGAGTACAACATTTATTAATAGATTTACCTTCAGTAGATAAAGAAAAAGATGGAGGGCAGCTACTATCTCACAATGCTTTTTGGAATACGCAAGGAGCTATTCGATTTGATGCTACAATTACAGAATTTATTTATGTGCCAAACGAAGTAAGTGATGGAACTTATTTTTTAAATTTAATGATTGCTCCTTTTGAAAATGATGCCAGTCCAAGTAAGCCAATTTTATATAAGATTATAGTGTAA
- the hemW gene encoding radical SAM family heme chaperone HemW, which produces MAGIYLHIPFCKKACYYCDFHFSTSFKKKEELISCLVKELEIRKDELFHEVIETIYFGGGTPSVLSIEELSLLIGTIYKNYKVSKNVELTLEANPDDLVVAQVEQKTIFKAYREIGINRLSIGVQSFFEQDLKAMNRAHSSEDAKKCLEEATLYFDNITIDLIYGIPDMSNERWKENLYKAFDFGINHISSYALTVEPKTALETFIKTGKYKNVEEDVAKAHFDILVKETAKRGFVHYEISNFSKPHYISRHNTSYWKGKKYLGIGPSAHSFNKTHRSWNIANNAKYIKAIQQGNLPSQLEQLTDEDRFNEYLMTGLRTVWGVSLQYIEEEFGEKKKKELLALAKKFIHQGLLVIDKGIPSDNESVLKTTAKGKFLADGLASALFILNG; this is translated from the coding sequence TTGGCAGGAATTTATTTACATATCCCATTTTGTAAAAAAGCATGTTATTATTGTGATTTTCACTTTTCTACCTCGTTTAAAAAGAAGGAAGAGTTAATTTCATGTTTGGTAAAGGAATTGGAGATTAGAAAAGATGAATTGTTTCATGAAGTAATAGAAACTATTTACTTTGGAGGAGGTACGCCAAGTGTACTATCTATAGAAGAGTTAAGTTTGCTAATTGGTACAATTTATAAAAACTACAAAGTATCAAAAAATGTGGAGCTTACTTTAGAGGCGAATCCAGATGATTTAGTAGTAGCTCAAGTGGAACAAAAAACGATTTTTAAAGCTTATAGGGAAATAGGGATTAATCGACTAAGTATAGGAGTTCAATCTTTTTTTGAGCAAGATTTGAAAGCTATGAATCGAGCTCATAGCTCAGAAGATGCGAAAAAATGCTTAGAAGAAGCTACTCTTTATTTTGATAATATTACAATTGATTTGATTTATGGGATTCCTGATATGAGTAATGAGCGTTGGAAAGAAAATTTATACAAAGCCTTTGATTTTGGAATTAATCATATTTCTAGCTACGCACTAACTGTTGAGCCTAAAACAGCATTAGAAACCTTTATCAAAACAGGAAAATATAAAAATGTAGAGGAAGATGTAGCCAAAGCACATTTTGATATTTTAGTAAAAGAAACTGCCAAAAGAGGATTTGTACATTATGAAATATCAAATTTTTCAAAACCTCATTATATATCGAGGCATAATACAAGCTATTGGAAAGGAAAGAAATATTTAGGAATAGGTCCTTCCGCTCATTCATTTAATAAAACGCATAGGAGTTGGAATATAGCTAACAATGCAAAGTACATAAAGGCAATTCAGCAAGGAAATTTGCCTAGCCAGTTAGAGCAATTGACTGATGAAGATCGATTTAATGAATATTTAATGACAGGATTGAGAACTGTTTGGGGAGTTTCATTACAATATATAGAAGAAGAGTTTGGAGAAAAAAAGAAAAAAGAACTATTAGCATTAGCAAAAAAGTTTATACACCAAGGTTTGTTGGTAATTGATAAGGGAATACCATCAGATAATGAAAGCGTTTTAAAAACAACAGCAAAAGGAAAATTTTTGGCAGATGGCTTGGCAAGCGCGTTATTTATCTTGAATGGATAG
- a CDS encoding response regulator transcription factor, which produces MRGVNDFFSSRNTVANVSKNERKQTANYLKTISAFARTTYKSIYVIDYQKKGFEFVSENPLFLCGHTPEEVKEMGYLFYFNYVIPEDIELLLRINTVGFDFYEQIPIKERIDYSISYDFYLKNQEGKVFLINQKLTPLFLTNEGKIWKAICIISLSNEQNSGNIRISKKGENKTFKYDLQGDFWKTEERIGLSKREKEILRYSVRGFTINEMAVPMCVSPDTVKFHRRKLFDKLDVTNISEAIVYATNNKLI; this is translated from the coding sequence ATGAGAGGTGTTAATGATTTTTTTTCTTCTAGAAACACAGTGGCTAATGTTTCTAAAAATGAGCGAAAACAAACTGCAAATTATCTAAAAACCATTAGTGCTTTTGCTAGAACTACTTACAAAAGTATTTATGTTATCGATTACCAAAAAAAGGGCTTTGAATTTGTTTCTGAAAACCCTCTTTTTCTTTGTGGACATACTCCTGAAGAAGTTAAAGAGATGGGCTATCTTTTTTATTTTAATTATGTCATTCCGGAAGACATAGAGTTGCTTCTTAGGATAAATACTGTTGGGTTTGACTTCTATGAGCAAATCCCTATAAAAGAACGAATCGACTACTCTATTTCTTATGATTTTTATTTAAAAAACCAAGAGGGAAAAGTTTTCTTAATCAATCAAAAACTAACTCCTCTTTTTCTCACCAATGAAGGTAAAATATGGAAAGCTATATGCATCATTTCTCTTTCTAATGAGCAAAATTCAGGAAATATTAGAATTTCTAAAAAAGGAGAGAATAAAACCTTTAAATATGATTTACAAGGTGACTTTTGGAAAACCGAAGAAAGAATAGGCCTTTCTAAGAGAGAAAAAGAAATACTGCGATACTCTGTCAGAGGCTTTACCATCAATGAAATGGCCGTACCTATGTGTGTATCTCCTGATACCGTTAAATTTCATAGAAGAAAACTATTTGATAAATTAGATGTTACTAATATTTCTGAAGCTATCGTATATGCAACAAATAATAAGCTCATCTAA
- the ruvC gene encoding crossover junction endodeoxyribonuclease RuvC, with the protein MKTEKIILGIDPGTSIMGFGVIKIIGKKMEFVQMNELILKKYDDHYLKLKLIFERTIQLIDTYHPDEIALEAPFFGKNVQSMLKLGRAQGVAMAAGLSREIPVTEYAPRKIKMAITGKGTASKEQVALMLKSLLKLKELPKNLDATDGLAAAVCHYYNSGKTIGGKNYTGWAAFVKQNPKKIN; encoded by the coding sequence TTGAAGACAGAAAAGATCATATTAGGTATTGACCCCGGAACTAGTATTATGGGATTTGGAGTCATAAAAATAATAGGAAAGAAAATGGAGTTTGTTCAAATGAACGAACTAATTTTAAAAAAATATGACGACCATTACTTAAAGTTAAAATTAATTTTTGAAAGAACCATTCAATTAATAGATACTTATCACCCCGATGAGATTGCCTTGGAAGCTCCTTTTTTTGGTAAAAATGTACAATCTATGTTGAAATTAGGCAGGGCGCAAGGAGTGGCAATGGCAGCAGGCTTATCAAGAGAAATACCGGTAACGGAATATGCTCCTCGTAAAATTAAAATGGCAATAACAGGAAAAGGTACAGCAAGTAAAGAACAAGTAGCCTTAATGTTGAAGTCACTTTTAAAATTAAAAGAGCTTCCTAAAAACTTAGACGCAACAGATGGTTTGGCAGCAGCGGTGTGCCACTATTACAATTCAGGAAAAACTATTGGAGGTAAAAACTATACAGGCTGGGCAGCATTTGTAAAGCAAAATCCTAAAAAAATTAATTAA
- a CDS encoding ThiF family adenylyltransferase: MNTRYSRNRIYVTPAEQELIKDYPILLAGAGIGSAIAECALRFGFENITIIDGDQVEMSNLNRQNYVEKDIATAKVDAIKKRLLSINEKAKIKVHNCFLTTDNVEKYVAECKVAINALDFSSDIPLVFDEVCQRNHITVMHPYNLGWGGLVTIISPNGLSLKSITKKGKEFNELRMIEYISNYMKFWGEPQLWIDEVLREYLSEREKLSPPQLSIGLWMVASMCTHLLFKIVTKQELKIFPEFYFSSINES, from the coding sequence ATGAATACTAGATATAGTAGAAATAGGATATACGTAACACCAGCAGAGCAAGAACTTATAAAGGATTACCCAATTTTATTAGCGGGAGCAGGTATTGGGAGCGCTATAGCAGAATGCGCTTTGCGTTTTGGTTTTGAAAATATAACTATTATTGATGGAGATCAAGTAGAAATGTCAAATTTGAATAGGCAAAACTATGTTGAAAAAGATATTGCAACAGCAAAAGTAGATGCTATAAAAAAGAGATTATTATCTATTAATGAGAAAGCGAAAATTAAAGTACATAATTGTTTTTTGACCACTGACAATGTAGAAAAGTATGTTGCTGAGTGTAAAGTAGCTATTAATGCATTGGATTTTAGCTCTGATATCCCATTGGTATTTGATGAAGTATGCCAACGAAATCACATAACTGTTATGCATCCCTATAATTTAGGTTGGGGAGGGTTGGTAACAATCATTTCTCCGAATGGACTTTCTTTAAAATCAATAACTAAAAAAGGAAAGGAATTTAACGAATTAAGAATGATTGAATATATCTCAAATTATATGAAATTTTGGGGAGAACCACAATTATGGATTGATGAGGTGCTTCGAGAGTATCTTAGTGAAAGAGAAAAGCTATCTCCTCCTCAATTATCTATAGGTTTATGGATGGTAGCAAGTATGTGTACACATCTTCTTTTTAAAATAGTAACAAAGCAAGAACTTAAAATATTTCCTGAATTTTACTTTTCATCTATTAATGAAAGTTAG
- a CDS encoding outer membrane beta-barrel protein, translating into MYLPKAIFLIFLFSYSSYAQLQIRGVVRDSLDVGIALAEVILETKENKIVKGLVTNKQGIFECSIKKGYYKLSIRFLGYKTWSTDIFLADNYDLGVIILHEGADTLNEVVVQSKKPFIEKIEDKLVFNIENTFLSKGNTVAEVLRYTPNVWVGSDGGILIKQQPAAIQVNGRRIRLKGDALVDFLETINSEDIKKIEVQLNSSADLDASIDVGVVNIITKRKSGINGGLRSYYTYYEQSPYDFYNALSLNYGAEKWNFYGAYNFKESDGIGEFNSSLMYKSSKEKQVTKGGFDSFSRKHTYRLGFYMEVSENQNLGVEFYGNSNKSNFLGDNLVSFKETKGRNETKDIGDKFLNSLSLNYHYAIKPIKSSFAFYGDFLKHNYDSEILNNSIYPSNFTSNFEKNNSNSQTRVVSAQLDFETVYNKKITSKVGSKISKTKRQNKLTSKVLVGNSFQDNMERNTNFNYDEDVVSFYGILKYKENKNFFNLGFRLERTSFSNLDILMNDFVSNSFVNIFPSFYYSRTFSKKKSLSFSFSRNINRPSFNSLNNRINKINDFRFDIGNPNLAPEFTNRYELVFTLPKQSLSLYVNDTKDVVNGVWRIENDIAIHQNQNFGINTQYGVIYNYNDKWKKWWQLRFSGALFYRHFKNSFLSLSKLTSSFSLVNRFQINATTFLHIDAHYTTPFISSNYKNSENISVNLYLGKSFLANKLNCRLYLDDLLNTVRTRNNAMFVDADFNFYQKRNTRGITFWVAYNFNSKKKISNKRNTTKNMIKNRL; encoded by the coding sequence ATGTACTTGCCTAAAGCTATCTTTTTAATATTCTTGTTTTCTTATTCGTCATATGCTCAATTACAAATAAGAGGAGTGGTGAGGGATTCTTTAGATGTAGGAATAGCGCTTGCAGAAGTGATATTGGAAACTAAAGAAAATAAAATTGTAAAGGGGCTAGTTACTAATAAGCAAGGAATATTTGAGTGTTCGATAAAAAAAGGGTATTATAAATTATCTATCCGCTTCTTAGGGTATAAGACTTGGAGCACGGATATTTTCTTAGCAGATAATTATGATTTAGGAGTAATAATACTTCATGAAGGTGCTGATACTTTGAATGAGGTAGTCGTCCAATCAAAGAAACCTTTTATAGAAAAGATAGAAGATAAGTTAGTTTTTAACATAGAAAATACCTTTTTAAGTAAAGGAAACACAGTAGCGGAAGTTTTAAGATATACTCCTAATGTTTGGGTAGGTTCCGATGGGGGCATTTTGATAAAACAACAACCCGCGGCAATTCAGGTTAATGGGAGACGAATTCGGTTGAAAGGAGATGCGTTAGTTGATTTTTTAGAAACAATTAATTCAGAGGATATCAAAAAAATAGAGGTTCAGTTGAATAGTTCTGCTGATTTAGACGCTAGTATTGATGTTGGAGTTGTAAATATAATAACGAAAAGAAAGAGTGGGATCAATGGGGGCTTAAGATCATATTATACATATTATGAGCAGTCCCCATATGATTTTTATAACGCTTTGTCATTAAATTATGGTGCGGAGAAATGGAATTTTTATGGAGCTTATAACTTTAAAGAGTCTGATGGGATAGGCGAGTTTAATTCCTCTTTAATGTATAAAAGTAGCAAAGAAAAACAAGTAACTAAAGGAGGTTTTGATAGTTTTTCTAGGAAGCATACCTATAGATTAGGCTTTTATATGGAGGTTTCAGAGAATCAAAATTTAGGAGTTGAATTTTATGGAAATAGCAATAAAAGTAATTTTTTAGGAGATAATCTAGTTTCTTTTAAAGAAACAAAAGGGAGGAATGAAACTAAAGATATAGGAGATAAGTTTTTGAATAGCCTTAGTTTGAATTATCATTACGCTATAAAGCCAATTAAGAGTTCTTTCGCATTTTATGGCGATTTTCTAAAGCATAATTACGATTCGGAAATTTTAAATAATTCTATTTATCCAAGTAATTTTACATCCAATTTTGAAAAAAATAATTCCAATTCGCAAACAAGAGTAGTAAGTGCTCAACTGGATTTTGAAACTGTTTATAATAAAAAGATTACCTCTAAAGTTGGAAGTAAAATTTCTAAAACAAAGAGGCAGAATAAATTGACTTCAAAAGTTTTAGTAGGAAATAGTTTTCAAGATAATATGGAAAGAAATACCAATTTTAATTATGATGAAGATGTCGTTTCTTTTTATGGAATATTAAAATATAAAGAGAATAAGAATTTTTTCAATTTAGGTTTTCGGTTAGAGAGGACTTCATTCTCTAATTTGGATATTTTAATGAATGATTTTGTTTCGAATAGCTTTGTAAATATATTTCCTTCATTTTATTATTCGAGAACATTTTCTAAAAAGAAATCTCTATCCTTTAGTTTTTCTAGAAATATTAACAGACCTTCTTTTAACAGTCTGAATAATAGAATTAATAAAATTAACGATTTCAGGTTTGATATAGGAAATCCTAATCTAGCTCCTGAATTTACTAATAGATACGAGCTAGTGTTTACCCTACCTAAACAGTCTCTTTCTTTATATGTAAACGATACGAAAGATGTTGTCAACGGGGTTTGGCGCATTGAGAATGATATTGCAATTCATCAAAATCAAAATTTTGGAATCAATACGCAATATGGAGTGATCTATAATTATAATGACAAATGGAAAAAGTGGTGGCAATTGAGGTTTTCAGGAGCACTTTTTTATAGGCATTTTAAAAACTCTTTTTTAAGCTTAAGTAAATTGACTTCTTCTTTTTCTTTGGTAAATAGATTCCAAATAAATGCAACTACTTTTTTACATATAGACGCTCATTATACAACTCCTTTTATAAGTTCCAATTATAAAAATTCGGAAAACATTTCAGTTAATTTATATCTGGGTAAATCTTTCTTGGCTAATAAATTAAACTGTAGGCTTTATTTAGATGATCTGCTCAATACGGTAAGGACTAGAAATAATGCAATGTTTGTAGATGCTGACTTTAACTTTTATCAGAAAAGAAATACAAGAGGAATTACATTTTGGGTAGCGTACAATTTTAATTCTAAAAAGAAAATCAGTAATAAAAGAAATACTACTAAAAATATGATTAAAAATAGATTGTAA
- the ade gene encoding adenine deaminase has translation MIIQGNIVDIQNKRIFKGEVVVKDGKIAKIQEADHTIETYILPGFIDAHIHIESSMLVPSEFAKIAVTHGTVATISDPHEIANVLGVKGIDFMIENGKKVPLKFNFGAPSCVPATSFESAGAVIDSEDIKEMMKNPDIKYLAEMMNYPGVLFDDDEVLKKIQYAKENNKPIDGHAPGLRGDDVTKYIAAGISTDHECFTYEEALEKLEKGMKVIIREGSAAKNFEALIDLLPAHYKEIMFCSDDKHPDDLLLGHINQLCERAVNKGVDVFKVLQAACINPVEHYKLEVGLLREGDAADFIVVDDITSFKVLQTYIDGELVAENGVSFVKSVAFEVLNNFNTDPKKVEDFEFYSAAEKIRVIEALDGELVTNEIVAASLIAAGNLVSDITNDILKMTVVNRYKNAAPSIAFIKNFGLKEGAIASSVGHDSHNIIAVGVSDELICKAVNLLIKNKGGVCAVTETKEEVVSLPVAGIMSDKSAIEIGKSYAALDAMAKEMGSTLRAPYMTLSFMALLVIPSLKLSDKGLFDGNQFTFTSLEVK, from the coding sequence ATGATAATACAAGGGAATATAGTTGATATACAAAATAAGCGAATTTTTAAAGGAGAAGTAGTTGTAAAAGATGGAAAAATAGCTAAAATTCAAGAAGCAGATCACACTATAGAAACCTATATTCTTCCAGGCTTTATAGATGCTCATATTCATATTGAAAGTTCTATGTTAGTTCCTTCAGAATTTGCAAAAATAGCAGTAACACACGGAACAGTAGCAACAATTTCTGACCCGCATGAAATAGCAAATGTATTAGGGGTAAAAGGAATTGATTTTATGATTGAGAATGGAAAAAAGGTTCCTTTAAAATTTAATTTTGGCGCTCCGTCTTGTGTGCCAGCTACTTCTTTTGAAAGTGCAGGTGCAGTTATTGATTCAGAAGATATTAAAGAAATGATGAAAAACCCAGATATTAAGTATTTGGCAGAAATGATGAATTATCCAGGAGTATTATTTGATGATGATGAAGTGTTGAAAAAAATTCAGTATGCAAAAGAGAATAATAAGCCTATTGATGGCCATGCCCCTGGTTTAAGAGGAGATGATGTTACAAAATATATTGCTGCAGGAATTTCTACAGACCATGAGTGCTTTACGTATGAGGAGGCGCTAGAGAAGCTGGAAAAAGGAATGAAAGTAATTATCAGAGAAGGAAGTGCAGCGAAAAATTTTGAAGCACTGATTGATTTATTACCAGCACACTACAAAGAAATCATGTTTTGCTCTGATGATAAACACCCTGATGACTTACTCTTAGGGCACATCAATCAATTGTGTGAAAGGGCAGTGAATAAAGGAGTTGATGTGTTTAAAGTATTGCAAGCTGCATGTATAAATCCTGTAGAGCATTATAAATTAGAAGTGGGATTACTAAGAGAAGGAGATGCGGCCGATTTTATTGTAGTTGACGATATAACTAGTTTCAAAGTTTTACAAACATATATTGATGGGGAGTTGGTAGCAGAAAATGGAGTGTCATTTGTGAAAAGTGTAGCTTTTGAAGTGCTGAATAATTTTAATACGGATCCAAAGAAAGTAGAAGATTTTGAATTTTACTCGGCTGCTGAAAAAATTAGAGTCATTGAAGCTTTAGATGGAGAGTTAGTAACGAATGAAATAGTAGCAGCCTCTTTAATAGCAGCAGGAAATCTTGTTTCTGATATTACAAATGATATATTAAAAATGACGGTTGTTAATCGTTATAAAAATGCGGCTCCATCAATTGCCTTTATCAAGAATTTTGGACTAAAAGAAGGTGCTATAGCAAGTTCCGTAGGGCATGATTCTCATAATATTATTGCAGTAGGAGTTTCTGATGAACTTATTTGCAAAGCAGTAAATTTATTGATAAAAAATAAAGGAGGAGTTTGTGCTGTTACGGAAACTAAAGAAGAGGTAGTGTCATTGCCAGTAGCAGGAATTATGAGTGATAAGTCGGCCATAGAAATAGGAAAATCGTATGCCGCATTAGATGCTATGGCAAAAGAAATGGGAAGTACATTACGTGCTCCTTATATGACTTTGTCATTTATGGCTTTATTGGTAATTCCTTCTTTAAAATTATCAGATAAAGGATTGTTTGATGGAAATCAATTTACATTTACTTCTTTAGAGGTGAAATAA